The DNA region CCTCTCTCGGATTGGTCCAACTGAATTCTATAAGGTAAGTTTTCTTGATTAGGGCCACTGGCACTTGGCAGCACGTGCATGTTCAGCAAGTTGTTTCAGTAGCCATTGGTATGTTTATTATCTAGTTAGTAATTATAAGGTGTCCTCGTAGTCGTAGTAGTATTTTTTTTGTTACTGTTTTGCTTATAATGACAACAATGAAGCAAGCACAAAAAAGTTGTTTACAGATAATCCTTAGTGCTTAGCGTATTATCTAGCTACATGATAATCAGACATAGCGGCACTTCTGCTCATTTCGTGATACTGGACAGATAGTTCCATACAATGTGTAAGCACACCTGTTTGGGCGTCGGTATATTGCTGTACACGTTGTGTAATTCAGACACTCTTCTTCTTAATACAAAGATGCATGTGCAGGTCTCATGTGTACTTGAGAAAAAAaagcatatatatatagttCCATACAATGTTGTGTTCTCTACTGTGCACACTAGTTGTTGTGAACTTGTAATCAAAAGAAACCTAATAATGATGCTGGGGGGATGAAACCTGAAACTGGGGGATGGATTGCTGCCATGATAGTTGGCTAAGATTTTATGGAGTAACCAGCAAGTATCAATACATATACGATGTAGCAATGCTCTGTCACATTTAGTGATACCATTTTGTCAAAAATTGTTTGTGTTGGAAATGCTCTTACTCTTGATTCGGTACTGACTCTCACTCTTGATTGGATCTTAATTTGTAATTTTTTCAGGACCTTGAAACATTTGTTGGTGTTGATGCTGTCCAGGAGTGGAAAAAGCTTCTTGTGAGTTTCCTTATGTAGCATTTAGATTCTTATTTAAAGTCTTTTCTAGTTGTAGATAAACTATTTGAATTGCTGAACAACACAGGGGTAATGCACTAGGCGTTATCTTTCTTGTGGGTTAGTACTCGTGCACTTTTATCATGCAAAGTTTGTAACTTAGGATGCTCTTATGCTCCATTGTGCTAATACCATACTGAAAACGATCTCAGGATGCAGTTATTCCTATGTCTGCAGCTGCAATGGCTTTGCCTCCACTTTCAATTCGAGGTGATTTGGGTATTCTATCTACAGCTGCCGGTAGATATGCTCCTTCTCTATTGAAATCATTCATACAAATGGGACCCCAAGGAGCTCTGGGTGCTACTAAACTTCTACGGCCATTCCAAGAGATTGTTGATTCGCTAGGGCTGAAAAATCCCTTTATTCGTAATTGGATCGATCTCATGTGCTTTCTACTTGCTGGAgtcaaatctgatggtgctcttTCTGCAGAAATGGTAATCTGAGTTCTGACAAGTTAAATTTCATCTTCAGTGCTTTCCCAAAAAACTGTTGCATTATCAAAACAGTAACACATAATGTGCAAAATATGATACACCAACAGATTCAGTATTTATTGCCTGTCTCCTAAGATCTAGGTTGAGGTTGAGATATcttatttactgcataaaatcCGGATCTAATAGACTATATCCATATGCATACCATGAACATATTAAAAATAAGTTTGTGTTTTGTGTTTCTTTTAAAAAATGTTGTGTTGTGTCAATTGGATAGATGTACTGGCGTAGTAATCCTATTAATCTCCGTCAATACTTTTGTTGGTGAATGGTAGGTTTACTCATGAAAATGGATGGGAGTACTGTTTCAACATGCCACCTTCATTTCATTTAAACAGATATGCTGATGTTGGCAAGGATACTGTTACTGGCTTTTCTGTATAACCTGATGCATCTAAACTTGTGCCAATTTTATCGTAACATGCCCAATCTAGGATTTATGTACCAGGTCCCATATTTCAGGACTTATAGCAAGTTGATCCCATCTGCCCCTAAACCAAGCAATGCAATGGCCACAGTAGTGACTATATTTGTACTGTGACTGAACTGTATAGGGTAGCAGCATATTTTTTCCAGTGATGGATAGAAATTACTGTTACAAGAATAATCAGATGGCTATTGTTGCCTGTCTGTTCCATATTATCCAATCTTTACCAGGATATGTTCTTGGCAATGCTTTTCCATAATGCATATGTTCTTGGCAATGCTCCTGGCGTGACCATTCAAAATTGTTTGGATAATTTAATATGTACAAATTTGAAGTGTTTGATTTATCATTTGATCTAACTACATCCTCAGGTTTATATGTTTGCAGAATGGTATAAACCAGGATGCATGCTTGAGTATCCTCTGGGTGGAACTGGAGCAATAATAGATGCCCTTGTGAGCGGTATTAAAAAATTTGGTGGCAGAATTGCTCTTCGTTCTCATGTTGAAAAGATCATAATCGAGAATGGTCGAGCGGTTGGTGTCAAGCTACAAAGTGGACAAGTAAGCTCCAGAGGATATTTTATTGGCAAATAACATAAAATATTCCCGTAAAAAAATAACATAAAATATTTCTCCTCCAGACCCAAAACTATAAGAGAACTAGGAAGAAAACATGGGGAGATGAATGGTATGTCTATGACACGACCACAAAGCCAATAACAGAAATAACTTGCAGGAGTCTGATTTAGATGTCATGTGCCCATCATAGACAATGATTTTGTCTAGTGTGACATTTCGCAATATTTTGTACTTCAAAAATGCTAAAAGGCCTTCAATCAGAATATATGATGCACCATGTCAATAGATAGTGTCCATGTGAAAAGGCAAACCAAGTGTTATCCTCAGTATTGCATATCATATTTAGTTTAAGCCTTTCTCCATGCCTTTCAGTTAGTGGCAGACCATAGAAATGATGTGGGCCAAGATGGCAAAAAACACACCATGTTGTCTTATGCAATCTATTTTTGAGTGGCATGATTGTGCCACATGTCAATCTAGGCCACTAGTTAAACTTTTCCATTGCAATGACTGCCATCATCCAACCTATGGTTTGAAGAAAGATGCAGCTGTTGAAATCTTGTCGGACATTATGTCCTATTGCAGGTCGTACGTGCAAAGAAAGCAGTTGTTAGCAATGCGTCTATGTGGGATACTTTGGATCTGCTACCACCAGAAGTTGTCCCAAAATCATATGAAGATAAAGTGAAAGCAACTCCACAATGCGATTCGTTTATGCATCTACACTTGGGTTTCGATGTAGAGGTATGCTTTGCCTGAAGTGAAATCTAGTAAATTATTATTTTCACTAGGATGTGTTCGCCACATAGGTGATATGTCTTACCATACCCTTCGGACATTACTGAAACAGAATGCTAGAGAGGACCTTGGTATCCATCACATTGTGGTTGATGATTGGAACAGAGGAGTTGATGGTGAACAAAACGTTGTGTTGATATCCGTTCCTAGTGTTCTTAGTAAGGACCTGGCGCCTCCAGGAAAACATGTTCTTCATGCATATACACCAGGGACAGAACCTTTCAGTTTGTGGGAGGGACTGGACCGGAAAAGTGCAGACTATCGAAGATTGAAGGAAGAACGTTCTGAGGTACATGAGTTCCAATTCTGGTTTCTTGCTATGTTATGATGCAATGCTGCTATAGTTCCAATTTTGCTGCCATCAGGACCTAGCAGTACTGCATATTTTAGATGTTCCTTGGGGGTCTAATCTGTCCACCCTCATTGGTCCAGTCCTTTTGCACATGTGCTCATTTTCATTGTCTAAGCAAGATCTGATAATGATAGTGAAACAGTCGAAAGAGAGAAATGCCCCAAAAGCTGGCACAGAAGTCATCAAAATGAGACTAGTTTTTCAAAAGAAGACCACCATCAACTGTCTGTAAGAAGTAATAACTTCGTTGCCTTACTGTGACTGACATTCTAATGCAAACTTTTCAGGTGATGTGGAAAGCAGTGGAGCTTGCTCTTGGCCCAAAATTTAGCCGAGAAAAATGTGACGTCAAGTTGGTCGGGACACCATTGACGCATAAGAGATTTCTCAGAAGGAATAGGGGAACCTACGGTCCAGCCATAAAAGCTGGAGAAGCCACTTTCCCTGGGCAAGCAACACCAATCCCCCAGCTCTTCTGTTGTGGTGACTCGACTTTCCCAGGAATCGGAGTGCCGGCAGTCGCGGCCAGCGGCGCAATCGTCGCGAACACTCTGGTATCGGTGTCGCAACATTCAGAGCTGCTTGACGCTGTTGGAATTTGAGTGGCAGACATGTCCTGGTGAGTAAAATCGAATCTCCATTCACAATACCATTGCATACTAGAGATATCATACTAAACTTGGCTAATGGACACTGAAACTGCATCAAATACTTTATGATGGACCTTTTCACCGACAACAATGCACGAAGGTTAAGTTTATCGCCCTCACATGCTGAGTCCAGCTGCGACCCCCTTAGAATAATGATGCTTCTACTTCTCAAGGCACAGCTCACATGAGCACTTTACAGTGGCATATGCAAACTGATTGTTGATGTGAGGCCCATTTGACCCGGTCAACGAATGACAGTAGCATGATGAGGATGAACAGAGCAGCTATCCCGGTGGGCCTTTgagtgcccccccccccccctcttttttttttaccgCCACTAGTTTTCCTGATGCTATTCGTTTGGGCAACAGCATGTGACTGCCACTCTTGCTTCTCGTATTGCCACATCAAAGTTTCTCTGGTTGAATCCTAAAAAAACATGTTTCTCTGTTTGCAGGAAGGCAGGTCGGTAGATATGCGTACGTACATACATACTCCAATGGCTGTATATGCATGAAGAACATGTTTTCCTGGAGGTAACCTAGATTTTCCAATGGCTGTTGAAAAGAGCATCTGGATGATGAACAAGAATATTACAACATGAAGGCAGTTACTCTGAAACTTAAATGTCATTTGCAAAAGAACCATGGTTCATTATGCGCAGAAAAGCGTTTACTAGTCAGAACTGAGACTGGAAAAAAGAACATGGCATTGTACAGTGCCGATTCATATATTCATGAAGCTTGTATTGCCCCCACATTTGTCAAGAGAGGTGCTGCTTCTGACAAAGTGGTCGCGTCAAGGGAACCATGCTCGTTGTATTGTTCTACCGAAAGCTCTGTGGCACATGCAGGCTTTTTGTCGAGATTTTTCTGGTACGGAGAACCATGTGCTCATTTGTGTTAGACTTTTGTATAACTGCAGTCGCAGTTGTCTGAATGTTATTCAGCAACAAATGCCAGCTATGCAATCTTTTGATCAAAGCAGCACCTGTGCTGAAAAAAAATTATTCTCCTTTTTTTGGAAAAGACCAACCAAATTACCATCATTGTATATCCATCAAAAAGTCCCTGTTCCACTTTATGTGCTTTATTAGTGAAACATGGTTAAAGGTCCATCTGAAAGTCAATTTATATAAGTGCAAACATGGATTAAATTAACGTGGGTTTTCAGCCCAGGATAAACACAAGTTGCTACTAGAAACAAATGCCTGCCATCACAAGTCAGTTCCCAGTCAAAGCTCACATCCATCAATCCCACCAGTGTTTTCACTGCCGAATTGACTGCGGCCTCAAATCACAGCTCACGCGCAGTGTTTTGTTGGCATCTGCATCTCCCCGAACCCCCCCTCCCCCATCCGGGCTCTCGCTGCtcccctgcaacttccatgatCTCCCCAATAAATTTCTCTGGTCCTTCCATGCCATGCCAATTCTTTTTACCGGAAATGGAAAAGTTTGGAAGGACCAAGAGCTAGCAGCTGCCATCCACTACCTCACTCCCTCCTCCCCTCAGCCCTCACACCTCACTCACTCACTCCACCAACTTGCTTCAGAGTCCtaaccatcttcctcttccccTACCCAACAAGAACCCCAAGGCAAGACCGCGAGAACCGCGAGGCTGTGAAGGGCATGTGGGTTGATCTGCCCCAAGAACTTGTTGTCGATCTCGGCGTGGTTTCAGTTTGAGGTACTGGCTCTTGGTTGTTTCATCCCCACGGACTCACTCCCACCCGGGGATTAAAATGGTTCTTCCGATGTCTTCTTCGGCTCCAGTTTCCACGGTTCTGGCCCAATTATCGGGGTATTGGATTTGGGATGGATCGACCGGTTTATCTCGGGGAATTTTCAGTTCAATTTTGGGTTTGATCCGTCACGATTTGGAGGAAGTTGCAGCTTTTTTTTACTCAAGAGTTTTGCCTGATCTCTGTGTGGTGGAAACTCGGTTGTTTCTACTCTTTGAGTTGAACCAGCAGAATGTTTCCTGGTGTTTCCCCCTTATATTTGTGCCATTTTGCAtgaaaattatcccaccatgaATAATTTTTTATTCATGCAGCTGTCGTTTGATTTACCAGGCATTAGCTATGGCAGGCTGATCTTCCACGAGCGATGAAACTGCACACTGCAGTGTTTGTTCATCTTGACCTCGGTGATCTTGATTGAGCACACCAGTTACCACTTACCACCCAGCTGAGTCATGGCGTATTCCGGGCAAAGGCACGGTGGTGTTGGGAGCTCCTCAAGGCCAGGGAATGGCTTCAAGGGGCCAGCCAGCTCGGTCGAGTTTCTGGGAAGGGGGATGCTGGAAATGCAATTGAGCGATGCCAAAGCAGATGCTGATGATGAAAGGGTAGGTTTATACTACTGTTTGATTGCTTGTTGCTGAACTTAATGTTGATGTTTTTTCTCACTGAATCACCACATTCGATCAAAATATATGCACAAATCCACCCTCTTCCCTCATGTGCGGTTTTTTTTAATGTAGCATTGCATACTGGAGCCTACAAAAATTTGTGATCTCCTGTATTGCAGATCGGCAATGTGATCTCCAATCTGGAAATGCATGTTATGTGTTATTGCTTCACTATCTTATCATTTATTCTTTCCCTATTCTTGAGAATCTGAAGAAACTCGTGAATCAATTCTGCACTTTGTTTTGTTATATGAAGAGACTTTTTTGTTTGCAGGACATGGGGTCAGGCTCAGATGTGACTGATAATTCTAGTAATGAAGCTAGTCACATAAAAGCAACTACAATTCGTGGGCACATCGGCCTGCCTAAACAGGTGAGGTTAATTTTACAGTTCTTGGTATATATGGTATCTGGTATCGAAAAAATTCCAGCAAATAACAAACTGTTTTGCATAACAGTCGGTCACATACATTGCTGAACATGTGGTTGGAACTGGTTCTTTTGGGGTTGTATATCAGGTTAACATCTCACCTTCCCATTTTCTTAACTGTTCTATGGCTAACTGACAGTGAAATGCATATAACCTTTTCATTTTTAACTTTTTAGGCCAAATGCCGAGAAACAGGAGAAATTGTTGCCATAAAAAAGGTTCTT from Panicum hallii strain FIL2 chromosome 9, PHallii_v3.1, whole genome shotgun sequence includes:
- the LOC112874313 gene encoding prolycopene isomerase, chloroplastic; the encoded protein is MVASALASRALQPPHGHHPAAPPPRARSSIAATRRRVAAASARCRAVAADERPADPAFPEGQNGGFSGAVERPEADVVVIGSGLGGLCCAGLLARYGQDVLVLESHDRPGGAAHSFDIKGFNFDSGPSLFSGFQSRGPQANPLAQVLDALGESVPCASYDSWMVYIPEGQFLSRIGPTEFYKDLETFVGVDAVQEWKKLLDAVIPMSAAAMALPPLSIRGDLGILSTAAGRYAPSLLKSFIQMGPQGALGATKLLRPFQEIVDSLGLKNPFIRNWIDLMCFLLAGVKSDGALSAEMVYMFAEWYKPGCMLEYPLGGTGAIIDALVSGIKKFGGRIALRSHVEKIIIENGRAVGVKLQSGQVVRAKKAVVSNASMWDTLDLLPPEVVPKSYEDKVKATPQCDSFMHLHLGFDVENAREDLGIHHIVVDDWNRGVDGEQNVVLISVPSVLSKDLAPPGKHVLHAYTPGTEPFSLWEGLDRKSADYRRLKEERSEVMWKAVELALGPKFSREKCDVKLVGTPLTHKRFLRRNRGTYGPAIKAGEATFPGQATPIPQLFCCGDSTFPGIGVPAVAASGAIVANTLVSVSQHSELLDAVGI